The region CTGCCCGGGACAATGGTGGAGCCGATACTCATTCGGGGTCCAACTAACATGTAGCGTTTGTCTCCTGATCTATACTGGATGCTGTGACACAGCGTGCCATCATAATTGGTTTCTTGCAGATATTTGGAAGTGTACTCGCTGGATTTGGAGCACTGCATGGCTATCAGCACCACGATGCTGACGACAAAAAGGAGCGACACTGAGCCCAAAGTGATCATGAGGTAAAAAGTCACATTGTCCTCCTCGTCCACCGTGGCCGCACTTTTCACGTCGGAAGCCGCAAAAGCCTCTTTGGGCTCCACGAGTTTGACGGTCACCGTAGCCGTCGCAGAGAGCGACACGTTGCCGTTGTCTTTGACCAGGATGAGCAGGCGGTGCTCGGCCTCGTCCGTCTCCGTCAATGAGCGAAGTGTTCTGATCTGGCCCGTGTAGCGGTccaaagaaaacagactgtGGTCGCTGACTCGCTGCAGCGAAAAGAGCAACCAGCCGTTATAGCCGATGTCGGCGTCGTAGGCTCGGACTTTGGTCACCAAGTCTCCTGCTTTGATGTTGCGGGGAATCTCCTCCACCCCTTGGGCGGAACCGTTGGAGCTGACCGGATACAGGATTACTGGAGTGTTGTCGTTCTGATCCAGAATGAACACCTTCACTGTCATGTTGCTGCTCAGGGGAGGACTCCCACCATCCCTGGCCACCACTTGGAACTGGAAACTTTTCAGCGTCTCAAAGTCAAAACTTTTCAGAGCTGAAATGTGTCCATTTTCAGAGTTAATGCTTAGAAAAGATGTGATGTCAGTATGGCCACCCTGTCTTACCATATGATAAGACACCGCAGCATTATCGTCTAAGTCTTTATCAAAGGCACTGACTGAAAAGACAGAAGCGCCCGGTTCGTTGTTTTCCGTCAGATATAACTCCAAAGGATTTTGTGGGAATTCTGGGATGTTATCATTTACATCTTTGACTTGGATGCTTATAGTTTtgagtgaggaaagggggggTTCACCACAGTCTGTGGCTGTGATTGAAATGtcatattttgattttgtttctcTGTCTAAACTGTCTTTTGTTACTAAGGAATACATATTTTCCTTGAATGACGGCTTCAATTCAAGTGGGACATTTTCTGTCAGACTGCAGATAACTTTACCATTCGGGCCGGAATCAATATCAGTGATACTTATGAGCGAAATCACAGTCCCGTGTTTTGCATCCTCAGGGACCATGCTAGTAATTGATGTCACTTCGATCTCAGGTTTATTATCGTTGACATCTTGAATCTTTATGATGACTCTGCAATCTGTTGTCATGGGAGGCTGACCTTTGTCAGAGGCCTGCACATCTAACTTGAAAACATTGTTTGTCTCAAAGTCAATTTGCCCATCAACTCGAATTTCACCCGACTTTTTATCCAGACTGAAAAGACGCCTCACCTCTGTACTCATGTCCTCcccaaattcatattccacctccCCATTTGCTCCCTCATCCAGGTCAGTGGCTTGCACTTTTATTATAGTCGTACCTAACGCAGCATTTTCTTGCAATTCAACAGAATAAACCTCTTTCAAGAAAATGGGTCGATTATCATTGATATCGAGAACATGTATAGTCACATTAAGGTGTGCAGATTTTGATGGTGTCCCTCCATCTATAGCAGACAAAACTAGGCTATGGTTAATTTTCTGTTCCCTGTCTAGCTGCCTTTGTAACACTAAAAAGGGGATTTTATCTTCCCCCCTATCCCGAATTTCAAGTTGAAAATGGTCATTCTGACTTAGTTTATATCGTTGGACTGAATTAATTCCAACATCTGGGTCTCTTGCGCCTGGTAATTGGAACCGTGCACCGGATAAAGTATTTTCTGCTATTTCTATGATTTTCTCCTTTTCTGCAAAGCTGGGTGCGTGGTCGTTTGCATCAGTCACCTCCACGGAGATATAGTGTATTTCCAGCGGGTTCTCAACAACAATTTTGAGATCCATCACACAGACAGCGTTCCTGTCGCACAGCTGCTCGCGATCGAGGCGTTTGTGCACCAAAAGAAGCCCATTGTTCGGGTTTACCTCAAACAGCGCGTCCTGTGCGCCGGACACAATGCGAAACCTCCTGCTCGTCAACGTGCCGACATCGAGGCCCAAATCTTTTGCAACATTCCCAACAACAGATCCCACCTTAAACTCTTCTGGAGTGGAGTATTTCAGCTGGGCTGAAACCCGCTCCCCGTAACAAAGCAGCAGGGAAAAAAGCACAGGGCGCGTCCAATGCATATTTATCCGTCTTCTTCCTTTATCTTCGTTCGagtaaaacaattaaaataCCATGTTTAAATAGCAATGGATATTTTCTGAATGCATCCCGTGGTTAGAAACAAAGGAACAAGCTGGGTCAGACAGCAAAAGCTCCCTGTCCAAACCCGAGCGATTGAATTTTGAGTCCAGCAATGACGCTCTTTAATGAGAACAGATCATGACGCACCATCCACGTTTTAACACTGACACCTAGTGGACAATCATTCGCAGCAATCTATCAGTCTATTTTTGCAGACAATCATATGGAACCACACTGCGTCATATCCAGAGGTGTATCTATCAACTTGGCCTTCTGTCACGTAGCTCTAAAAAATAAGGTGACCAAAAAATAGTACTATGTCTTGTTGCAGCCCACTCCACCTCAAACGTCACTAAATAAATTATGAATTCCTCAATAAGGGTGAAAACCAAAGTAGAAGATGATTGTCTTTTTATAAGGCAGATTGCTTTGTATGTCTTTTGATAATCAGTCGAACACTATCAATAATGGGCAAAGATGGGAAATCCACATTTGctttgcaaataaaaataacaacgaAGTAGTGTATGGAATGAGCCACGTTAGGGTTTTTTTGTCACGCAGCAAGTGAGCAACGCTAACTGAGATTCACTGGGAAATTGTATGTTCAGCACCACAGACAGCGCCAGACATTGCATGAGTAGACTCAGACAGCATTCACACAATTCACACAAAGACCATGCACACTGTAGCATATTCAAAAGGGTTTCTATTATCAAGACTCTCTGTCACACTTAGCTATAGTATTGATAAGAAAAATAAGGTGAACAAATATATCTCCGTTTAAGCCAACTCCACTACAATCCAAACCTGACGTCACTAAATGAATACCTCTACAACAGTAACCATCAAAGTAGAagagagttgttgtttttttaaaggtatATTGCAAAACATGGCTTTGGTGGGTAGAAGGGATAAAGATGCCAAATCCACTTTTGCTTTGCATATGGAAACAACAATAGCAACAAAATAGTATACGAACCAGCTACTATGTTACCGGCTATTTGTTACAGAGCCAGTGAGCAATGCGTGGTTTTTGGTCATGCGATCAAGACCAAAGACAGCCCCTAGCTTTGCattactgaaaaaaaacaaaagcattcaCATAAttggtgtaaaaataaaataactggcTTAAAGCCAAGACAGTTTGTCCATGCATGATAACCAAAagcagatgaaaagaaaaactgaCAAAAGTgacataaaagaaaagaatagaaagaaaataatcaaaaatCAGTCTTACCTCCCCAGAAGTATTTCTCCTGTCAGGGAGCACCAGAGTGTTTGCGTGGCTACCCGGGACTATGGTGGAGCCGATACTCATTCTAGGTCCAACCAACATGTAGCGTTTGTCTCCCGATCTGTACTGGATGCTGTGACACAGCGTGCCATCATAATTGGTTTCTTGCAGATATTTGGAAGTGTACTCAGTGGACTTGGAGCACTGCATGGCGATCAGCACCACGATGCTGATGACAAAAAGGAGCGACACTGAGCCCAAAGTGATCATCAGGTAAAAAGTCACATTGTCCTCCTCGTCCACCGTGGCCGCACTTTTCACGTCGGAAGCCGCAAAAGCCTCTTTGGGCTCCACGAGTTTGACGGTCACCGTAGCCGTCGCCGAGAGCGACACGTTGCCGTTGTCTTTAACCAGGATGAGCAGGCGGTGCTCGGCCTCGTCCGTCTCCGTCAAGGAGCGAAGTGTTCTGATCTGGCCCGTGTAGCGGTccaaagaaaacagactgtGGTCGCTGACTCGCTGCAGCGAAAAGAGCAACCAGCCGTTATAGCCGATGTCGGCGTCGTAGGCTCGGACTTTGGTCACCATGTCTCCTGCTTTGATGTTGCGGGAAATCTCCTCCACACCTTGGGCAGAACCGTTGGAGCTGACCGGATACAGGATGACTGGAACGTTGTCATTCTGATCTAGAATGAACACCTTGACTGTCACGTTGCTGCTCAGGGGAGGACTCCCACCATCCGTGGCTACCACTTGGAACTGGAAACTTTTCAGCGTCTCAAAGTCAAAACTTTTCAGAGCTGAAATGTGTCCATTTTCAGAGTTAATGCTTAGAAAAGATGTGATGTCAGTATGGCCACCCTGTCTTACCATATGATAAGACACCGCAGCATTATCGTCTAAGTCTTTATCAAAGGCACTGACTGAAAAGACAGAAGCGCCCGGTTCGTTGTTTTCCGTCAGATATAACTCCAAAGGATTTTGTGGGAATTCTGGGATGTTATCATTTACATCTTTGACTTGTATGCTTACAGTTttgagtgaggaaaggggaggtTCACCACAATCTGTGGCTGTGATTGAAATGtcatattttgattttgtttctcTGTCTAAACTGTCTTTTGTTACTAAGGAATACATATTTTCCTTGAATGACGGCTTTAATTCAAGCGGGACATTTTCTGTCAGACTGCAGATAACTTTACCATTCGGGCCGGAATCAATATCAGTAATACTGATGAGCGCAATCACAGTCCCGTGTTTTGCATCCTCAGGGACCATGCTAGTAATTGATGTCACTTCGATCTCAGGTTTATTATCGTTGACATCTTGAATCTTTATGATTACTCGGCAATCTGTTGTCATGGGAGGCTGACCTTTGTCAGAGGCCTGCACATCCAACTTGAAAACATTGTTTGTCTCAAAGTCAATTTGCCCATCAACTTGAATTTCACCCAAATTCTTATCTAGACTAAAAAGACGCCTCACCTCTGGACTAATGTCCTCcccaaattcatattccacctccCCATTTGCTCCCTCATCCAGGTCAGTGGCTTGCACTTTTATTACACTTGTGCCCAATGGAACATTTTCTTGCAAAATAACAGAATATCTTTCCTTTGAAAAAATAGGccgattatcattattatcaagcACCCGAATGGTCACATTTATGTTTCCAGATTTTAATGGTGTCCCTCCATCTATAGCAGACAAAATTAGGCTATGGTTAATTTTCTCTTCCCTGTCCAGCTGTTTATGCAGCACTAAAAATGGGATTTTGTCATCATCTCTATCCCGAATTTCAAGTTGAAAATGGTCATTCTGACTTAGTTTATAACGCTGGATAGAATTAATTCCAACATCTGGGTCTCTTGCGCCTGGTAATTGGAACCGTGCACCAGATAAAGTGTTTTCTGCTATTTCTATGATTTTCTCCTTTTCTGCAAAGCTGGGTGCGTGGTCGTTGGCATCAGTCAGCTCCACGGAAACATAGTGTATTTCCAGTGGGTTCTCAACAACAATTTTGAGATCCATCACACAGACAGCGTTCCTGTCGCACAGCTGCTCGCGATCGAGGCGTTTGCGCACCAAAAGAAGCCCATTGTTCGGGTTTACCTCAAACAGCGCGTCCTGTGCGCCGGACACAATGCGAAACCTCCTGCTCGTCAAAGTGCCGACATCGAAGCCCAAATCTTTTGCAACATTCCCAACAATAGATGCCACCTTAAGCTCTTCTGGAATAGAGTATTTCAGCTGGGCTGAAACCCGCTCCCCATAACAAAGCAGCAGGGAAAAAAGCACAGGGCGCGTCCAATGCATATTTATCCGTCTTCTTCCTTTATCTTCGTTCGagtaaaacaattaaaataCCATGTTTAAATAGCAATGGATATTTTCTGAATGCATCCCGTGGTTAGAAACAAAGGAACACGCTCGGTCAGACAGCGAAAGCTCCACGTCCAAACCCAGCGATTGAATTTTAAGTCCAGCAATGACGCTCTTTTAATAAGAAGAAATCTTGACGCACCATTCATGTTTTAACACTGACACCTAGTGGACAACCATGCATTTAAAAGCATGTATTTGCAGACAAGCATATGGAACCACACTGCGTCATATTTAGAGCTGTTTCTGCTAATTTAGCCCGCTGTCACGTCGCTCTAAAAAATaagatgacaaaaaataaaaggtgCAAAATCCACATTTGCTTTGCATAAAAAAACAACGACGAAGTAGTGTATGAACCATCTGGATTAGGCTTTTTCGTCACACAGCAAGTAAGTAATGCTTACCGGTCGCTGAGATTTGTTGGAAAATGTTATATTCAGCACCACAGACAGCGCCAGACAGTGCATGAGTAGGCTCCAACAGCATTCACGCAATTCACACAGACCTTGAACACCGCAGCATATTCAGAGGAGTTTCTATTATCGTGACTCTCTGTCACACTTACCTAAAGTATTAACAAAAATAAAGTGAACGAATACATCTCAGTTTAAGCCCACTTCACTGCAATCTAAACCAGACGTCACTAAACGAATACCTCTTCAAGAGTGACCATCAAAGTAGAAgagaattgtatttttaaaaggaAGATTGAAAAACATGGCTTTAGTGGGTAGAAGGCATGAATATGGCAAAACCACATTTGCTTTGTATATGGAAAtaacaacagcaacagcaacaacaacaacaacaaagtagtGTAGAAACCAGCTACAGTGAGGAATGTGTACTTCTCGTATACACATGCCACTGACATACGTTCAAGACCACAGATAAGGCCTGGCTTTGCATTACTAATGAAGAACAAAACATAATTGGTTTAACTGGCTTAACAGCAACACAATTTGTCCATGCATGATAACTGgaaacatgaaaagaaaaaaaaaagataaaagtgACAAgaaaagaatagaaaaaaaatcattaaaaatcaGTCTTACCTCCCCAGAAGTATTTCTCCTGTCAGGGAGCACCAGAGTGTTTGCGTGGCTGCCCGGAACTATGGTGGAGCCGATACTCATTCTGGGTCCAACTAACATGTAGCGTTTGTCTCCCGATCTATACTGGATACTGTGACACAGCGTGCCATCATAATTGGTTTCTTGCAGATATTTGGAAGTGTACTCTGTGGATTTGGAGCACTGcatggcaatcagcacgatgatgcTGATGACGAAAAGGAGCGACACAGACCCCAAAGTGATCATCAGGTAAAAAGTCACATTGTCCTCCTCGTCCACTGTAGCCACACTCTTCACGTCGGAAGCAGCAAAAGCCTCTTTGGGCTCCACGAGTTTGACGGTCACGGTAGCCGTCGCCGAGAGAGACACGTTGCCGTTGTCTTTGACCAGGATAAGCAGGTGGTGCTCGGCCTCGTCCGTCTCTGTCAGGGAGCGAAGTGTTCTGATCTGGCCCGTGTAGCGGTccaaagaaaacagactgtGGTCGCTGACTCGCTGCAGCGAAAAGAGCAACCAGCCATTATAGCCGATGTCGGCGTCGTAGGCTCGGACTTTGGTCACTAAGTCTCCCGCTTTGATGTTGCGGGGAATCTCCTCCACACCTTGGGCAGAACCGTTGGAGCTGATTGGATACAGGATGACTGGAGCGTTGTCATTCTGATCCAGAATAAACACCTTCACTGTCACGTTACTGCTCAGAGGAGGACTCCCACCATCCGTGGCCACCACTTGGAACTGGAAACTTTTCAGCGACTCAAAGTCAAAACTTTTCAGTGCGGCGATTTCGCCATTCTCAGGGTTGATATttaaaaatgttgacattttaacTTGGCTTCCTTCTCCTCTGTTAATGTGATAAGTCAGTGCTGCGTTTTCATTCAAGTCTTTATCGAATGCAgtgacagaaaaaatggacttcCCTGGCACGTTATTTTCCAGCAAATAAAGTTGGATTGGACTATGCAAGAAAGTCGGAATATTGTCATTCACGTCTGACACGTCAACATGCAGAATTTTAAAAGTAGACAGAGGAGGCTGACCACAGTCTGTAGCTGTGATTGTGATGTCATAATCCGCCACTAATTCCCGATCCAGTCTGTCTTTTAGAATCAGCGAATACATGTTGTCTTGAAATGACGGTTTTAATTCAAATGGGACATTTTCTGAGAGACCACATATTACTTTTCCATTCAGTCCGACGTCTTTGTCAGCGACGCTAATAAGAGAAATGACAGTCCCAGGTTTTGAATCCTCTgctaccgttttggaaagagaTGTCACATCTATTTCAGGTTGGTTATCATTTTCATCAAGTATTTTTATGATCACCCGGCAATAGGTGCTCATTGGTGGGTGTCCTTTGTCTGTGGCGTGGACATCTAATTTGTAAACATCTACCTTCTCAAAATCaatttggcctttcacccttaTTTCTCCAGTTTTTTTATCTAAACTGAACATTTCATACATTTTGGAATCTAGTTGTCCTCCAAAGTAATATTCAATTTCCTTGTTTAATCCATCATCTAAATCAGTTGCTTCAACCTGAATGATGCTTGTGTCAGGCTTCACGTTTTCGGATAAAGTTACAGAATAGACATCTTGTGAAAATGTGGGATGGTTATCATTTGAATCCAGGACTTTCACTGTGACATTAAGAGTTCCAGATCTTGGTGGATTGCCACCATCAACTGCACTGAGAACAAGTCTGTGCTCAGAGTTTTTTTCTCGGTCCAGAGACTTTTGTAATACTAAAAATGGCACCTTGTCCTCACCTATTTCTCTAATTTGTGCACTAAAatattcatttgtatttaatttatatgCACGCACAGTATTTGATACAACATCCGGATCTTGTGCACTTGGCAACTGGAAGCGTTTTCCTGGATGGGTAGACTCATATATTTCGAAGATTTTCTCTTCCTCTTGAAAAGTGGGTGAATTGTCATTAATATCTAGAATTTCTATGATGACGTGATGTATTTCCATGGGGTTCTCAGCGACTAATTTCAGATTGACTAAACACAGTGAGACGCCCTCACAAAGCTCCTCTCTGTTGACAGTTTTACCCACAAAAAGGACGCCATTGTTCACGTTTACCACAAACTGAGCCCCCTCCATGCCTGACACAATGCGAAAATGTCTCTCCACCAAGGTGCTGATGTCCAATCCCAGATCCTTGGCGACATTCCCCACCACCGTTCCCACTTTGACTTCCTCGGCGATGGAATATTTGATCTGCGCTGCAACCTGCTCCAGACAAACCAATACGATGCAGAGAAAGAGACCTCGCCTTTGTCCTACTGCTCCCATCCTCTCAGCATGGATTATAGCATCTAAATCCTGattccactccaaaaaaattgaaGCCTCCAAATGATAAAATTATTTGTCTTAAAAGTattccaaaataaaaggtgaTCCAGACTCATATGACAGCAATATCCGTCTCTGTTGAAGGTCCCGTCTCCTCTGACGCCTTGGATAAAACGGTTCTTGAAGGGGAAGGACCACCTCACACTTATCACTCCATGATGATGTGACACTGCCACCTCGTGGATGTAATTTGTTATGAGTATGCAGAAGCTTAACCGGCCTATAAAATGTGCACCAGTGTGCACGTGAGTTGCTGTTCCCTAGTTCTTGTCCCACAAAAAGACAAACTTTCTCTGCAATTATTATGGCAGCACTCAATGAGGCTTGTCTATCGTGGTCAATTTGAATAATTTATTTGTTGCCCTACAATAAATACCGTACAATTCCCAGTCAATGCACTCCTATCAATTTAAAAGGAGACCCATTAAGTTCTTAGCACTCTCAAATAAGAACTTAATCAACAGACGGCAGCCTTCGGAACAGTACATTGTGTGCGACATATACTACGTGAATAGAATATGAACTTAAAAAATACACTTTGTTTTAATGTTACACTCCAGCAACCACTGCTCATAAACAAAACACGCAACAGTCCAATCACACTACTATGCAGCCGCAGTGAGATCGTCGCAGAGACACCATGAAACATATTGCTCCTATCAAGAAACCAGACctgttaaaaataaattgaaaaaaaatcaatggaaaaaaaacattgtaaaatGTGCCATTTACCTCCTTTTATGTAGAATGGCATTGCTACTACTGCAGAATGCTCAAAGTTTGTATACCGCTCTTCTCAAAGTAAACTTTAACCGCTCAAAAATCACAGCAGCTGAAAGCTTGATAAAGACATGATTGTGGATCTTAAATATCATCAGGATAACCATCAGAATTCAGAAACCACGGAATTCCAACATCTAAAACAACTAATTGTCAGTCCAAAAATCATTTAGTCAATGTATACAGGACAACATTCATTGTTGCTATTACCAGGCAACAATTGTAATATGCATTAAGATGCGCATACAGAACTTAGTAATTGTGGCGAACATCACATCTATTGTAATAAGTATTCACCGAGGTAAAAAAATGGTCTTTCTTACCTCACCAGAAGCGTGTCTCCTGTCAGGGAGCACCAGCGTGTTTGCGTGGCTGCCCGGAACAATGGTGGAGCCGATACTCATTCTAGGGCCAACTAACATGTAGCGTTTGTCTCCCGATCTGTATTGGATGCTGTGACACAGCGTGCCATCATAATTGGTTTCTTGCAGATATTTGGAAGTGTACTCGCTGGATTTGGAGCACTGCATGGCGATCAGCACCACGATGCTGATGACGAATAGGAGCGACACCGCGCCCAAAGTGATCATCAGGTAAAAAGTCACACTGTCCTCCTCGTCCACCGTGGCC is a window of Syngnathus typhle isolate RoL2023-S1 ecotype Sweden linkage group LG1, RoL_Styp_1.0, whole genome shotgun sequence DNA encoding:
- the LOC133163490 gene encoding protocadherin alpha-8-like translates to MHWTRPVLFSLLLCYGERVSAQLKYSTPEEFKVGSVVGNVAKDLGLDVGTLTSRRFRIVSGAQDALFEVNPNNGLLLVHKRLDREQLCDRNAVCVMDLKIVVENPLEIHYISVEVTDANDHAPSFAEKEKIIEIAENTLSGARFQLPGARDPDVGINSVQRYKLSQNDHFQLEIRDRGEDKIPFLVLQRQLDREQKINHSLVLSAIDGGTPSKSAHLNVTIHVLDINDNRPIFLKEVYSVELQENAALGTTIIKVQATDLDEGANGEVEYEFGEDMSTEVRRLFSLDKKSGEIRVDGQIDFETNNVFKLDVQASDKGQPPMTTDCRVIIKIQDVNDNKPEIEVTSITSMVPEDAKHGTVISLISITDIDSGPNGKVICSLTENVPLELKPSFKENMYSLVTKDSLDRETKSKYDISITATDCGEPPLSSLKTISIQVKDVNDNIPEFPQNPLELYLTENNEPGASVFSVSAFDKDLDDNAAVSYHMVRQGGHTDITSFLSINSENGHISALKSFDFETLKSFQFQVVARDGGSPPLSSNMTVKVFILDQNDNTPVILYPVSSNGSAQGVEEIPRNIKAGDLVTKVRAYDADIGYNGWLLFSLQRVSDHSLFSLDRYTGQIRTLRSLTETDEAEHRLLILVKDNGNVSLSATATVTVKLVEPKEAFAASDVKSAATVDEEDNVTFYLMITLGSVSLLFVVSIVVLIAMQCSKSSEYTSKYLQETNYDGTLCHSIQYRSGDKRYMLVGPRMSIGSTIVPGSHANTLVLPDRRHTSGEVRQQTNFFLSTFVFCFI
- the LOC133164452 gene encoding protocadherin alpha-8-like — translated: MHWTRPVLFSLLLCYGERVSAQLKYSIPEELKVASIVGNVAKDLGFDVGTLTSRRFRIVSGAQDALFEVNPNNGLLLVRKRLDREQLCDRNAVCVMDLKIVVENPLEIHYVSVELTDANDHAPSFAEKEKIIEIAENTLSGARFQLPGARDPDVGINSIQRYKLSQNDHFQLEIRDRDDDKIPFLVLHKQLDREEKINHSLILSAIDGGTPLKSGNINVTIRVLDNNDNRPIFSKERYSVILQENVPLGTSVIKVQATDLDEGANGEVEYEFGEDISPEVRRLFSLDKNLGEIQVDGQIDFETNNVFKLDVQASDKGQPPMTTDCRVIIKIQDVNDNKPEIEVTSITSMVPEDAKHGTVIALISITDIDSGPNGKVICSLTENVPLELKPSFKENMYSLVTKDSLDRETKSKYDISITATDCGEPPLSSLKTVSIQVKDVNDNIPEFPQNPLELYLTENNEPGASVFSVSAFDKDLDDNAAVSYHMVRQGGHTDITSFLSINSENGHISALKSFDFETLKSFQFQVVATDGGSPPLSSNVTVKVFILDQNDNVPVILYPVSSNGSAQGVEEISRNIKAGDMVTKVRAYDADIGYNGWLLFSLQRVSDHSLFSLDRYTGQIRTLRSLTETDEAEHRLLILVKDNGNVSLSATATVTVKLVEPKEAFAASDVKSAATVDEEDNVTFYLMITLGSVSLLFVISIVVLIAMQCSKSTEYTSKYLQETNYDGTLCHSIQYRSGDKRYMLVGPRMSIGSTIVPGSHANTLVLPDRRNTSGEVRLIFDYFLSILFFYVTFPVT
- the LOC133169515 gene encoding protocadherin alpha-8-like; translation: MGAVGQRRGLFLCIVLVCLEQVAAQIKYSIAEEVKVGTVVGNVAKDLGLDISTLVERHFRIVSGMEGAQFVVNVNNGVLFVGKTVNREELCEGVSLCLVNLKLVAENPMEIHHVIIEILDINDNSPTFQEEEKIFEIYESTHPGKRFQLPSAQDPDVVSNTVRAYKLNTNEYFSAQIREIGEDKVPFLVLQKSLDREKNSEHRLVLSAVDGGNPPRSGTLNVTVKVLDSNDNHPTFSQDVYSVTLSENVKPDTSIIQVEATDLDDGLNKEIEYYFGGQLDSKMYEMFSLDKKTGEIRVKGQIDFEKVDVYKLDVHATDKGHPPMSTYCRVIIKILDENDNQPEIDVTSLSKTVAEDSKPGTVISLISVADKDVGLNGKVICGLSENVPFELKPSFQDNMYSLILKDRLDRELVADYDITITATDCGQPPLSTFKILHVDVSDVNDNIPTFLHSPIQLYLLENNVPGKSIFSVTAFDKDLNENAALTYHINRGEGSQVKMSTFLNINPENGEIAALKSFDFESLKSFQFQVVATDGGSPPLSSNVTVKVFILDQNDNAPVILYPISSNGSAQGVEEIPRNIKAGDLVTKVRAYDADIGYNGWLLFSLQRVSDHSLFSLDRYTGQIRTLRSLTETDEAEHHLLILVKDNGNVSLSATATVTVKLVEPKEAFAASDVKSVATVDEEDNVTFYLMITLGSVSLLFVISIIVLIAMQCSKSTEYTSKYLQETNYDGTLCHSIQYRSGDKRYMLVGPRMSIGSTIVPGSHANTLVLPDRRNTSGEVRLIFNDFFSILFLCQC